In Mycolicibacterium aubagnense, the DNA window AGCCACTGCAGGCGGTGTCGCACCGCGAGCCTCTATTGATCGTGCGGCTCATGCTGCTGCCCGGACTCGTGGAGCAGACCGCGGGACGGCTGGTCGGCGAACTCCTCGACGCCGAGGTGACGGCAGGCAGGATGGAATTACCGCTGCCCACAGCCACTTTCGGTCTGGCACTCATTCGGATGTGCGACGCGCATCTCTACGCACCACTCCTCGGCGGCGGAGCACCTGAGATCGGTACCGCGCTCGATTTGGTCGCCGCGCTCCTCGGCCACAGTCGATCCGACGAAGGCTGATCGGCCGCCAGAACAATCCTCATCGTGTTTGGTGCTCAAGCAGTGCGGGTATCGGTGCGGTGAGGAGGCCGACGACCATCGCCACGATGTTGTCCCTCGCCTCGGCCTCACTCAGGGCGCCGCGTACCGCGTCTCGATGCTCATCGACATGACGTTCGTGGTCGGCGAGCAGCGTGTACATGACCGAAGCCATGGCGGTCATACGTTGGCGCCGAAGCGCTTCCGGCAGGTGATCGAGCGCACGCAGCAGCCGGGTGGTGAGGATCCGAGTGGCGGGCCATTGCTCGGCCGTGAGGGTGAGTTCGGCCATGACCGCATGATTGCGGACGCGCTCAAGGAATCGCGCGTAGTGGCTGGAGCCGTCGGAATACGGAGTGTCGAACAGCGGCTCGACCAGGATGGTCACCAGCGCGGTGATGCTGTCGTCGGGCTTCGCGGCGCTTTCGTGCTCGGCCAACAGCGCCAGCCGCGCCTGTTCCAGCGGCGCTTGCCGGTGACCGATGATGGCCTTGATCAAGCCATCTCGCGATCCGAAGTGATAGTGGACAGCCGAATTGTTCCGCTGGCCCGCGGCCACCGCGACATCGCGCAGGGAGACTTCGGGACCGGACTCGGCAATCAGGCGTTCACCGGCGAGAAGTAGCTGCGTGCGCGCATCGGGCCGACTCACAGGCGTCAGTCTATCCCGTGCGCTTGAGATTGCAATCCCGGACGCTTGACGAGTTAAGCGTCAGCGCTTATTTTTGGTGTGCGCCGGCATCCTGCGCGGTTCGCCTCCCGGAAGGAACTTCATGACCGTCTCGTACGGACCGATCTGTCAAATCGCCTGGGTCACAGATGATGTCGAGGCAACCGAACAGCTGCTGAGCAAGCAGTTCGGGGTCGGCGCATGGGTACGGATGCCCAATATCGAGTTCGGGCCGCAGACCTGCCGCTTGCACGGCGAGCCCGCGGATTTCACGGCCCATATCTCGATGACCTACTCCGGCGACATGCAATTGGAGCTGATCCAGCCGGTCCGGGGCACCAGCATCTACACCGAATTCCTGGATCGCAGCGGGCCGGGCCTGCACCATGTGTGCTTCGAGCCCAGTGATTTCGACACGGCGGTGAGGTCGGCCCAGGAGCAGGGCCTCGCTATCGTCCAGCAGGGCGAGATGTCCGGCGGGATGATGCGTTTCGCCTACCTCGACGGAGCGTCGGCCGGGGTGCCGTACATCGAACTCGGCGAGTTCAGTCCCGAGATTCGCGCGATGTTCGAGCACATCAAGAAGGTTGCGGCGGCCGCCTGATGATTCCGGAAACAGTATCGGCGCAGAGTGTTTCGTCGTTCTCCGATGAGGTCGACGTCCTGGTGGTCGGGCTCGGGATGGCCGGCGGATGCGCGGCCGCGGAAGCTGCCGCGTCGGGTGCGCGAGTGTTGGTGCTGGAACGCGCCGCGGTAGCCGGCGGTACGACTGCCATGGCCGGCGGGCACTTCTACCTGGGTGGCGGCACCGAGGTGCAGCAGGCCACCGGCCACCCCGACTCCGCCGCCGAGATGGCGGCGTACCTGACAGCGGTGTCGAAAGAGCCTGTGCCGGACCTGATCAACGCCTACTGCCAGGGCAGCGCCGAACATTTTCGATGGCTGGAAGCGCTGGGCTTCGAGTTCGAGCGCAGCTACTACCCGCACAAGGCCGTCATCCAACCGGAAACGCAGGGCCTGATGTACACCGGCAATGAGCAGGTGTGGCCGTTCCGGGAGCAGGCGGTGCCGGCGCCCCGGGGACACAAGGTTCCAGTGCCGGGCGATACCGGTGGCGCGGGTATGGTCGTCAACCTTCTCGTCGAGCGACTCCGCGAACTGGGCGTGGAGATCCGTTATGAGACAGGCGTGTGCGCGCTCCTCGTCGAGGACGACCGGGTCGTCGGAGCCACCTGGAAGCACTTCGGTGAGACCGGGGCGGTGCGGGCGAAGTCCGTCGTCCTGACCACCGGCGGTTTCGTGATGAACCGGGAGATGCTGGCGCAGTATCTCCCCCGACTGGCCGATGAGCGCGTTTTCGCCTTGGGCAGCAGCTACGATGATGGCATCGGTATCCGCTTGGGCCAATCTGTCGGGGCGGCAACCAAATACCTGGACCAGGCGTTCATGACAGCTCCGGTGTATCCGCCTGCCACACTCCTCACCGGCATCATCGTGAACCGTAACGGGGACCGGTTCGTCTCCGAAGACTCCTATCACGCACGGACATCCGCATTCGCCCTCGAACAACCCGATAGCATCGCTTACCTTGTCGTTGATTCACGACACGTCGAGATGCCCACCATGCCGTTGGTTCAGTTGATCGATGGTTGGGAGGATATCGCCGAGATGGAAACGGCCCTCGGCATCCCGGCGGGCCGGCTACAGTCTTCGCTCGACAGATACAACGCGCACGCGGCACGCGGCGAAGACCCCGACTTCCACAAGGCTGCAACGTATCTGGAGCCACAGGACCTCGGGCCCTGGGCGGCATTCGATCTGAGCCTGGGCAAAGCGTTCTACAGCGGATTCACCCTTGGTGGCCTGGCGATTTCGGCCGAAGGTGCAGTTCTTCGCGGCGACGGTAGTGCCATCGCCGGGCTGTACGCCGCCGGTGCCTGTGCCTCCACCATTGCGCAGGACGCCAAGGGCTACTCCAGTGGCACTCAGCTGGGTGCCGGTTCATTCTTCGGCAGGCGGGCAGGGCGCGCTGCCGCTGCGGCGGCGACCGGGAGGTAATCCCGGTAGCGTTGACGGCACGATGACCGGATCAACCGACCTTCCCACCGTCATGCCTACCGCGTTCATCGGACACGGCAGTCCGATGAACGCCGTGGAACGCAACCGGTTCACAGCCGCCTGGACGGAGTTCGGTCAGTCGGTGCCGCGGCCCCGGGCCATCCTGGTGATCAGTGCGCACTGGTACATCAACGCCACCGCGGTCACCGCCATGGCGCAGCCGCGCACCATCCACGACTTCTACGGTTTCCCACAGGAGTTGTTCGATGTGCAGTATCCGGCGCCCGGGCTTCCCGAGCTGGCCGATGAAATCGCCGAGACCGTCAAACCGACCTGGGTAGGGGCTGATCGGGACAGCTGGGGCATTGACCACGGCACGTGGTCGGTGTTGGTACATGCCTTCCCCGACGCCACGATCCCGGTGGTGCAACTGTCGATCAATGCCGAGAAGCCACTGGAGGAACACGTCGCTCTCGGCGCGCAATTGGCCGAGCTGCGCAGCCGGGGCGTGCTGATCGTCGGCAGCGGCAACATCGTGCACAATCTGCGGGCCATGAATCCGCGGCTACCCGACGGCGGATTCGATTGGGCCACAAGGTTTGACGATGCGGCGGCCGATCTGCTGACCGGTGATCCCGACCGCATCATGCGGCTGCGGGACCATCCCGACTTCGCGGCCGCCGCGCCGACGCCGGATCATTTCATCCCGATGCTCTACCTCGCCGGGCTGTGTTCGGCAGCCGACACCACGGCGAGCGTGCTCGTCGACGGCTACACCTACGGGTCGCTGTCGATGACGTCCTATGTGGTGACGTAACTCCCGTTCGGGCTCCGGTCAGACCCCATATTCCACAGCAACTCTGGGGCCACTGCGCTTGCGCACAGCAGGGGCGTATTCGTAGCTGTCGAGATCGAATGTCTTGCTGGCCAACCACAACGACACTCCGGACACCGGCCGGACGAATGGCGCATCACCATGCCGGTCGAAGTAGTAGCTGTTCGCCTGCGCGCAGCTGGGTTGCACGAAGACCGTGTGGCCGGCCTTCTTTCGCATGCTGCGCATGTACTCGTCGTGGGGCCCCTGTTTGACCGCCATGCGAGTGGCGCCGCGGCGGCGAGCCTCGTGCAGGCAACGCACGATATGGCGGCACCCCGCTTCGATGATCGAGAACCACGAGGCACCCGTCACCGACCACGGCCCGTTCATCAACCAGAAGTTCGGGGCGATCGGTGTCGAGACGCCCTCGAAGTTCTGGTAGCGATTCTCGTCCCAGTACGTGCCCAACTCCACGCCCCCGAGGCCGACGACCGGGAACGCCGGCATGGCACCGAGCTGCAGGATGTTGAAACCCGTTGCCAGCACCAGGGTATCGACGGCGTGCTCGGCCTCACGCGGTTCGCCGGTCTGCTCATCCTGAGTTGCCGTGACGATCCCATGCTCGGTGATCCTGGCGATCGGGTCGGTGACGAGGTCCACGTCGTCCCGGTTGAACGTGCTCAGATAGGCGTTCGAGAACGACGGCCGCTTGCACCCGAATGCGTATGCCGGAGTGAGCTTTTCGCGGAGCTGAGGGTCCTTGACCTGGTTTGCGAGGTGTCGGCGGCAGACTTGTTCGATGCCACGCACCAGGAATGGCAGCCGCGTGTGGTAGACCACGCCGGCGGTGAAGATGAAGTCGGAGAGCACCGTCGTGACCATGCTGACCGCATCCTGCGTGAACGGCACCGCAGCGAACAGTCCCTGCACCCACTCCGGGATGGCGCCGTCGAACTTCGGCACCACCCAGATGGGTGTGCGCTGGTAGACCTCCAGGTGCGCGGCACGCTCCGCCAGCTGCGGAACGAGCTGTAGTGCGGTGGCGCCGGTGCCGATGACGGCCACCCGCTTGCCGTCGATCCCGGCGGTGTCGTCCCATCGCGCGGTATGCACCACTTCTCCGCAGAAATCGTTGATGCCCTTGATGTCCGGATTCTTCGGCTGATCGAGCGGACCGACGGCACCGATCAGGAACCGCGCGATGACCAGCCCGCGGTCGGTGTGGACATGCCATACGCTCTCCCGCTCGTCGAACACCGCCCGGTCGACTTTGGTGCGCAGCTGGATATGCGGCCGCAGTCCGTACTTGTCGACGCAGTGCTCGGCGTACTGCCGGAGTTCCTCGCCGGGCGCGAAAAGCCGCGACCACGAGGGGTTGCTCTCGAATGAGTAGGAGTACGTCGTGGACGGAATATCAACGGCGACACCGGGATACCGGTTGTGGTACCAGACTCCCCCGATCCCATCGGCGGCGTCCAGAATCCGGAAATCCTCGAAGCCCGCATTCTTGAGCTGAATTCCCAGCCCGATGCCGGAGAATCCGGCGCCGACGACGACTATCTCGTGATCCACCATGACGGTCCTTCCCCCCTTGCGGCGACGGCAAAGTGGTACGTTTCTGTACCAGGTGGTGCGGTACAGAAACGTACCACGGGCAAGGGGAAAGATGTCAAGGGTGCACGAACGTCCGACGCCGACTGCCGAACCCGCCGCCGCGGGACATCGTCAGCGCTTGCTCGACGCGATGGCCGACTGCATCGTCGAGACCGGCTTCGCCCGCGTCACCGTCGCCGACGTGGTGCGGGTGGCAGCCACCTCACGCCGCACGTTCTACCAGCACTTCACCGACATCGAGGACTGCCTGAAAGCGCTGTATTCGGACAGCGTGCGGATCATCATCGACACCATCCGGCAGGCCGTCGACCCGGCAGCCGCGAGCGAGGACCGGGTGCGTGCGGCCGTGCACGCGTGGATCAGCGTCTGCGAGCAGCGACCGGCGCTGACCAGTGCGCTGACCCGCGAGTTCGCCGCGCTCGGACCCAAGAGCTGGGTACTGCATTTTCAGTACGCAGAGGACTACCGCGCACTCATCCAGAAGCTGACCGAGACCCATCAACTCCCCGACACCGGCCCAGCCCCGGTTACGCTACTCCGGGTCGTCATGCTGCTGGGCGCGCTGAACGAGCTACTGACCTTTGCCGTGCATCGGGGAATTCCATTGCACGAGATCAGCGATGAAGCCGTCAACGTTGCGCTGATGATGTTGGGGCCACCCCTGTAGGAGACGCGCTAGGCCAATCCAGGTACGGGCGACGACGACGTCGGCGCA includes these proteins:
- a CDS encoding TetR family transcriptional regulator, yielding MSRPDARTQLLLAGERLIAESGPEVSLRDVAVAAGQRNNSAVHYHFGSRDGLIKAIIGHRQAPLEQARLALLAEHESAAKPDDSITALVTILVEPLFDTPYSDGSSHYARFLERVRNHAVMAELTLTAEQWPATRILTTRLLRALDHLPEALRRQRMTAMASVMYTLLADHERHVDEHRDAVRGALSEAEARDNIVAMVVGLLTAPIPALLEHQTR
- a CDS encoding VOC family protein — protein: MTVSYGPICQIAWVTDDVEATEQLLSKQFGVGAWVRMPNIEFGPQTCRLHGEPADFTAHISMTYSGDMQLELIQPVRGTSIYTEFLDRSGPGLHHVCFEPSDFDTAVRSAQEQGLAIVQQGEMSGGMMRFAYLDGASAGVPYIELGEFSPEIRAMFEHIKKVAAAA
- a CDS encoding FAD-binding protein, whose product is MIPETVSAQSVSSFSDEVDVLVVGLGMAGGCAAAEAAASGARVLVLERAAVAGGTTAMAGGHFYLGGGTEVQQATGHPDSAAEMAAYLTAVSKEPVPDLINAYCQGSAEHFRWLEALGFEFERSYYPHKAVIQPETQGLMYTGNEQVWPFREQAVPAPRGHKVPVPGDTGGAGMVVNLLVERLRELGVEIRYETGVCALLVEDDRVVGATWKHFGETGAVRAKSVVLTTGGFVMNREMLAQYLPRLADERVFALGSSYDDGIGIRLGQSVGAATKYLDQAFMTAPVYPPATLLTGIIVNRNGDRFVSEDSYHARTSAFALEQPDSIAYLVVDSRHVEMPTMPLVQLIDGWEDIAEMETALGIPAGRLQSSLDRYNAHAARGEDPDFHKAATYLEPQDLGPWAAFDLSLGKAFYSGFTLGGLAISAEGAVLRGDGSAIAGLYAAGACASTIAQDAKGYSSGTQLGAGSFFGRRAGRAAAAAATGR
- the ygiD gene encoding 4,5-DOPA-extradiol-dioxygenase, whose translation is MPTAFIGHGSPMNAVERNRFTAAWTEFGQSVPRPRAILVISAHWYINATAVTAMAQPRTIHDFYGFPQELFDVQYPAPGLPELADEIAETVKPTWVGADRDSWGIDHGTWSVLVHAFPDATIPVVQLSINAEKPLEEHVALGAQLAELRSRGVLIVGSGNIVHNLRAMNPRLPDGGFDWATRFDDAAADLLTGDPDRIMRLRDHPDFAAAAPTPDHFIPMLYLAGLCSAADTTASVLVDGYTYGSLSMTSYVVT
- a CDS encoding flavin-containing monooxygenase, which translates into the protein MVDHEIVVVGAGFSGIGLGIQLKNAGFEDFRILDAADGIGGVWYHNRYPGVAVDIPSTTYSYSFESNPSWSRLFAPGEELRQYAEHCVDKYGLRPHIQLRTKVDRAVFDERESVWHVHTDRGLVIARFLIGAVGPLDQPKNPDIKGINDFCGEVVHTARWDDTAGIDGKRVAVIGTGATALQLVPQLAERAAHLEVYQRTPIWVVPKFDGAIPEWVQGLFAAVPFTQDAVSMVTTVLSDFIFTAGVVYHTRLPFLVRGIEQVCRRHLANQVKDPQLREKLTPAYAFGCKRPSFSNAYLSTFNRDDVDLVTDPIARITEHGIVTATQDEQTGEPREAEHAVDTLVLATGFNILQLGAMPAFPVVGLGGVELGTYWDENRYQNFEGVSTPIAPNFWLMNGPWSVTGASWFSIIEAGCRHIVRCLHEARRRGATRMAVKQGPHDEYMRSMRKKAGHTVFVQPSCAQANSYYFDRHGDAPFVRPVSGVSLWLASKTFDLDSYEYAPAVRKRSGPRVAVEYGV
- a CDS encoding TetR/AcrR family transcriptional regulator; its protein translation is MHERPTPTAEPAAAGHRQRLLDAMADCIVETGFARVTVADVVRVAATSRRTFYQHFTDIEDCLKALYSDSVRIIIDTIRQAVDPAAASEDRVRAAVHAWISVCEQRPALTSALTREFAALGPKSWVLHFQYAEDYRALIQKLTETHQLPDTGPAPVTLLRVVMLLGALNELLTFAVHRGIPLHEISDEAVNVALMMLGPPL